The Synechocystis sp. PCC 7509 genome includes a window with the following:
- a CDS encoding DegT/DnrJ/EryC1/StrS family aminotransferase yields the protein MSQSVNFIPPLDLTQQYKSIEVEVNETVSKVLASGRYIGGTLVEEFEQQFAHYVGVSHCIGCNSGTDALYLALRALNIGVGDEVITTPFTFIATSEAIAAVGATPVFVDIDAATFNLNLDLLAAAITPKTKAIIPVHLFGQPVNMTELMEIASTHQIAVIEDCAQSTGADWEAFKVGSIGRVGCFSFFPTKNLGACGDGGAVTTNDPAIASTIRSLREHGQKERYIHAENGINSRLDSLQAAILQIKLRYLDTWNEKRRAIASNYQDLLSHVPGIVAPQELAGSSAVWNQYTIRVLEGRDKVRDLLAGRGVASMVYYPRPLHLQPVYEHLGYQLGQFPVAEAASEQVLSLPMFPELSVEQQQQVVYSLKDCLM from the coding sequence ATGAGTCAAAGCGTGAATTTTATCCCCCCTCTCGATCTGACACAGCAGTACAAAAGTATTGAGGTGGAAGTCAACGAAACTGTATCAAAAGTCTTAGCATCTGGGCGCTACATTGGTGGAACTCTCGTTGAAGAATTTGAACAACAGTTTGCACATTATGTCGGCGTATCACATTGTATAGGTTGCAATTCGGGTACAGATGCGCTGTACTTAGCCCTGAGAGCTTTAAATATTGGCGTAGGTGACGAAGTAATTACTACTCCTTTTACTTTTATCGCTACGTCTGAAGCGATCGCGGCGGTGGGTGCAACTCCTGTATTTGTCGATATTGACGCAGCTACTTTTAACCTCAATTTAGACCTTCTGGCGGCAGCAATTACACCTAAAACTAAAGCAATTATCCCCGTTCATTTATTTGGGCAACCTGTGAATATGACGGAGTTAATGGAAATTGCCTCTACTCACCAAATCGCGGTAATAGAAGACTGCGCCCAGTCAACGGGGGCTGATTGGGAAGCGTTTAAAGTCGGTAGTATTGGGAGAGTGGGTTGTTTTAGCTTTTTTCCTACTAAAAACCTTGGTGCTTGTGGAGATGGGGGAGCGGTGACAACCAACGATCCGGCGATCGCATCTACTATTAGAAGCTTGCGTGAACACGGGCAAAAAGAACGCTACATTCACGCCGAAAACGGGATAAATAGCCGCCTAGACTCCTTACAAGCGGCGATATTACAAATAAAGTTGCGCTATTTAGACACTTGGAACGAAAAAAGAAGGGCGATCGCATCTAACTACCAAGATTTACTAAGTCATGTTCCGGGAATCGTTGCACCGCAAGAATTAGCGGGATCTAGTGCCGTTTGGAATCAATACACAATTCGGGTGCTAGAAGGGCGAGACAAAGTGCGAGACTTGTTGGCTGGGCGGGGGGTTGCTTCAATGGTTTACTATCCGCGCCCTTTACACTTGCAGCCCGTATACGAGCATTTAGGCTATCAGTTAGGACAATTCCCCGTAGCTGAAGCAGCATC
- a CDS encoding ABC transporter permease, giving the protein MEGLIKLDLLDLGLALGMMVVAIGLSAWQQLGMEWTLAIATGRTLLQLLVVGYILAFIFALDNPWAVLAILLVMVSIAAIVARNRISKKIPRVLPLVWGAIFISTALTLGYTTLLIIQPSSWYEPQYLIPIGGIILGNSMNGAAISGERLVSTINASHLEIETHLSLGATPQQAVNKYRTEAIIAGLIPTINAMMVVGIVTLPGIITGQLLSGIEPLDAASYQILVMFMLTFANLITALLVTQGLCRQFFNGAAQLVK; this is encoded by the coding sequence GTGGAAGGTTTAATTAAGCTAGACTTGCTAGATTTGGGTTTGGCGCTGGGCATGATGGTAGTGGCGATTGGTTTATCGGCTTGGCAACAATTGGGCATGGAATGGACATTAGCGATCGCCACAGGGCGGACACTCCTACAATTGCTGGTGGTTGGGTATATATTAGCGTTCATCTTTGCTTTAGATAATCCTTGGGCGGTTTTAGCGATTTTGCTGGTTATGGTTTCAATTGCGGCGATTGTCGCCCGTAACCGAATTAGTAAAAAAATTCCTCGCGTTTTACCTTTGGTATGGGGAGCAATTTTTATTAGTACAGCTTTAACTTTAGGCTATACAACGCTACTAATAATTCAACCGTCAAGTTGGTACGAACCTCAGTATCTTATTCCCATCGGCGGGATTATTTTGGGTAATTCTATGAATGGCGCGGCGATTTCTGGAGAAAGATTAGTTAGCACCATTAATGCCAGTCACTTAGAAATAGAAACTCATCTAAGTTTAGGTGCAACTCCTCAGCAAGCTGTAAATAAATATCGCACCGAAGCAATTATTGCTGGGTTGATTCCGACTATCAACGCCATGATGGTTGTAGGCATAGTTACTTTACCGGGTATTATTACCGGGCAATTGTTAAGCGGTATTGAACCATTAGATGCCGCATCTTACCAAATCTTAGTAATGTTTATGCTGACTTTTGCTAATTTAATTACTGCTTTATTAGTAACTCAGGGGCTATGCCGTCAGTTTTTTAATGGTGCAGCACAATTAGTTAAGTAG
- a CDS encoding ATP-grasp domain-containing protein — MDLLEYQAKEWFREMGIPVLPSQRIDRIGDLKGLKIPYPVVIKSQVRTGGRGRAGGVRIVTNTIDAIAAAQTIFHLPILGEVPEVLLAEAKYNATCEFYLAVVLDSATRRPVLLGSPQGGIDVESSQELLQQVVVDREFSPFYARKLIVKMGLKGALIKSVSDIVEKMYRLFLQKDLDLVEINPLGVSATGELMALDGKVTVNIRAIARHADISLMAQKMANRANSQNYFDILGNADLIDRDGNIGILGNGAGLVMATLDLVADAGGKVKTCLNIGHGSNLDPSKPSFGDRLEQGLEFLAQDKSLQVILVNILGSVLKGVKVAESISKFVEHHSMPKTRNGFYPRLIIRFAGSELNLAQAQFVTLAIPLVENLDEAVLLTVRQAKSSPARKS; from the coding sequence ATGGATTTATTAGAGTACCAAGCTAAAGAATGGTTCCGGGAAATGGGCATCCCAGTATTGCCATCTCAACGAATTGACCGGATTGGCGATCTTAAGGGGTTGAAAATTCCTTATCCAGTAGTGATCAAATCTCAAGTCCGCACGGGCGGACGAGGACGCGCTGGGGGAGTGCGAATTGTTACAAATACTATCGATGCGATCGCCGCAGCCCAAACTATATTTCATCTGCCAATTTTAGGTGAAGTTCCAGAGGTGCTACTAGCGGAAGCAAAATACAATGCTACTTGCGAATTTTATTTGGCGGTAGTCTTAGATAGCGCTACTCGCAGACCTGTATTATTAGGTTCTCCTCAAGGTGGTATCGATGTGGAATCATCCCAAGAATTGCTCCAACAAGTTGTAGTAGATCGAGAATTTTCTCCTTTTTATGCCCGCAAATTGATTGTCAAAATGGGCTTGAAAGGAGCTTTGATTAAATCAGTGAGCGATATTGTCGAGAAGATGTATCGGTTATTTTTGCAAAAAGACTTAGATTTAGTAGAGATAAATCCTTTAGGTGTAAGTGCAACAGGCGAATTAATGGCACTAGATGGCAAAGTAACCGTCAATATCCGCGCGATCGCCCGTCATGCAGATATTAGCTTGATGGCGCAAAAAATGGCAAATCGTGCCAATAGTCAAAATTACTTTGATATTTTAGGTAACGCCGATTTAATCGATCGCGACGGTAATATTGGCATTTTAGGCAATGGTGCGGGACTTGTAATGGCAACTTTGGATTTAGTTGCCGATGCGGGCGGAAAAGTAAAAACTTGCTTAAATATCGGACATGGCAGCAATTTAGACCCTTCTAAACCTAGTTTTGGCGATCGCCTAGAACAGGGATTAGAATTTTTGGCGCAAGACAAAAGCCTTCAAGTTATACTCGTCAACATTCTTGGCAGCGTTCTTAAAGGTGTAAAAGTAGCAGAATCTATTAGTAAGTTTGTGGAACATCATAGTATGCCAAAAACCCGTAATGGATTTTATCCCCGTCTAATTATTCGTTTTGCTGGCTCTGAACTTAATTTAGCCCAAGCCCAATTTGTTACTTTAGCAATTCCATTAGTCGAAAACTTGGATGAGGCTGTTTTGCTAACTGTTCGTCAAGCTAAATCTTCTCCGGCTAGAAAGTCATGA
- a CDS encoding succinate--CoA ligase subunit alpha, with product MNLQPDSKILFQGITAELCSTHGALMKIHGTNLVAGVNPGLGGQTFDDIPVFDLVEQAVAKVGAIDTTLIFVPAYQALDAALEAMSAGIKQIIIVSSGMPPLDMVHLLRKAEATETIIVGPNSPGIIVPGKLLLGTHRSEFYMPGEVGIVSRSSTLTYEIALELTKAGLGQSMAVSIGGDAIAGSSFLQWLQIFDEDEATSAIVLVGEIGGNSEEAAAQYIAETIDKPVIAYIAGRKAPAGRHWGHTGTLAAVVGRGGDVGTAQSKLAAFKAAKVPIAEKPSQIPELVKKVLKIK from the coding sequence ATGAATTTACAGCCAGATAGTAAAATTTTGTTTCAAGGTATCACCGCCGAACTTTGCTCCACTCATGGCGCTTTGATGAAAATTCACGGCACAAATTTAGTTGCTGGCGTGAATCCCGGTTTGGGCGGACAAACCTTTGATGATATTCCTGTATTTGACCTCGTAGAACAAGCCGTAGCCAAAGTTGGGGCAATTGATACTACTTTAATTTTTGTCCCGGCTTACCAGGCTTTAGATGCGGCATTAGAAGCAATGTCTGCGGGTATTAAACAAATTATTATTGTTTCATCGGGAATGCCGCCCTTGGATATGGTGCATCTGCTGCGTAAAGCTGAAGCCACCGAAACTATTATTGTCGGACCCAATAGCCCCGGAATTATTGTCCCCGGAAAACTACTTTTAGGTACTCACAGAAGCGAGTTTTATATGCCTGGAGAGGTGGGAATTGTCAGCCGTAGTAGCACTTTAACCTATGAAATTGCTTTAGAACTAACAAAGGCAGGTTTGGGACAGTCTATGGCTGTAAGCATTGGCGGAGATGCGATCGCCGGATCTTCATTTTTGCAATGGCTGCAAATTTTTGACGAAGATGAAGCAACAAGCGCGATCGTCTTGGTGGGAGAAATTGGGGGGAATAGCGAGGAAGCCGCCGCTCAGTATATTGCTGAAACTATAGACAAACCTGTAATTGCTTATATTGCCGGTCGAAAAGCCCCCGCCGGAAGACACTGGGGACACACAGGAACTTTGGCCGCCGTTGTGGGTAGAGGGGGGGATGTTGGTACAGCCCAAAGTAAATTAGCCGCCTTTAAAGCGGCTAAAGTGCCGATCGCCGAAAAACCCTCTCAAATTCCTGAATTAGTTAAAAAAGTCTTGAAAATTAAATAA
- a CDS encoding SRPBCC family protein — MSSIIVMNRKVQKYCRLFAVSISAIALNISMTSIEAKAELFNSTLDRLPTQERVALRQGQSLVTGSKGKYTGKVLVKATVATAWQVLTDYNNFYHFFPNVVSSKVIQNNGAGKVFEQVQVIRAFMLTKKARVRIAIKETYPKRIAFNLVAGDLKSLQGTWQIEPVSPYPGALPNQVLITHQVNADPGAISTRGLFFSIYKNSLENTLVALKTEVEKRSAKK; from the coding sequence ATGAGTTCAATAATTGTGATGAATAGAAAGGTTCAAAAATACTGTCGCTTATTTGCGGTAAGTATAAGTGCGATCGCGTTAAATATATCAATGACTTCAATAGAGGCAAAAGCAGAGCTATTTAATAGCACTCTCGATCGCCTTCCTACCCAAGAGCGGGTAGCCTTACGTCAAGGGCAAAGTTTGGTAACGGGAAGCAAAGGTAAATATACAGGTAAAGTATTAGTAAAAGCAACGGTAGCTACAGCTTGGCAGGTACTAACAGACTACAATAATTTCTACCATTTTTTCCCCAATGTTGTCAGCAGTAAGGTAATTCAAAATAATGGTGCTGGCAAAGTTTTTGAGCAAGTCCAAGTTATTCGAGCTTTTATGTTAACTAAAAAAGCCCGCGTGCGAATTGCTATTAAAGAAACTTACCCAAAGCGGATTGCTTTTAACTTAGTGGCAGGGGATTTAAAATCTTTGCAAGGCACTTGGCAGATAGAACCAGTTTCACCTTATCCTGGCGCACTGCCAAATCAAGTTTTGATAACTCACCAAGTCAACGCCGATCCTGGGGCTATTTCTACGCGCGGTTTATTTTTTAGTATCTACAAAAATAGTTTAGAAAATACTTTAGTAGCTTTGAAAACAGAAGTTGAAAAGCGCTCGGCAAAAAAATAG
- a CDS encoding ribbon-helix-helix protein, CopG family: MKSYNIRFPDGLMSRLQAKSTELEKSVSEIVRDAVRDYLDRD; the protein is encoded by the coding sequence ATGAAGTCTTACAATATAAGATTCCCCGATGGGTTAATGAGTCGCTTACAAGCCAAATCAACAGAGCTAGAGAAATCTGTTTCTGAAATTGTTAGAGACGCGGTTAGAGATTACCTCGATAGGGACTAA
- a CDS encoding IS701 family transposase, which yields MNFTKLDYCQYLLSSPINYTVTNLADHLDGISHDRINRYLRGEKLTPHLLWDNIKPLLQESENAYILFDDTVLDKRYSASIELTRRQYSGNEHRVIRGIGLISCVYVNGETGQFWVVDYRLYDPDGDGQSKLDHAAVMLNGVVESSQLPFTTVLMDSWYATQKLMAQIDQLQKVYYCPLKTNRRVDDSRGTQPYQRIDQLVWSAEDLQQGKLIKIRGFPANKKMKLFRVTVSTNRTDFVVTNDNAQASTDAVQDVCGSRWKIEEFHRQLKQLTGVEACQCRKARIQRNHIACALLVWSRLKTIAYRTGQTIYQIKYGMLSNYLIEQLKRPSVHMTLA from the coding sequence ATGAACTTTACCAAACTCGACTACTGCCAGTACCTGTTGAGCAGCCCCATTAACTACACCGTGACGAACTTGGCTGACCATCTTGATGGCATCAGTCACGACCGCATCAATCGCTATTTACGGGGCGAGAAATTGACACCTCACCTGTTGTGGGACAACATAAAACCACTCCTACAAGAGTCTGAAAATGCCTATATCTTGTTTGACGACACAGTGTTGGACAAACGTTATTCGGCATCAATCGAGCTAACTCGACGGCAGTACAGTGGCAACGAACATCGAGTCATTCGTGGCATCGGGTTAATTAGCTGTGTGTACGTTAATGGAGAAACAGGACAGTTTTGGGTGGTAGATTATCGCCTCTATGACCCTGATGGGGATGGACAGAGCAAGCTAGATCATGCGGCGGTAATGCTAAATGGCGTGGTGGAAAGCTCGCAGTTACCATTTACGACCGTATTGATGGATAGCTGGTATGCGACTCAAAAATTGATGGCACAGATCGATCAATTACAAAAGGTGTACTATTGCCCGCTCAAAACGAATCGGCGAGTGGATGATAGTAGAGGCACTCAGCCATACCAGCGCATTGATCAACTCGTCTGGAGTGCTGAGGATTTGCAGCAAGGAAAACTTATTAAGATTCGCGGCTTTCCTGCCAACAAAAAAATGAAACTTTTCCGGGTTACTGTTTCTACCAACAGAACGGATTTCGTCGTCACTAACGACAATGCTCAAGCTTCCACTGATGCCGTGCAAGATGTGTGTGGCAGCCGTTGGAAGATTGAGGAGTTTCACCGCCAATTAAAGCAGTTGACCGGAGTTGAAGCCTGCCAATGTCGTAAAGCAAGAATTCAACGTAACCATATTGCTTGCGCATTATTGGTGTGGAGTCGTCTGAAAACCATCGCTTATCGTACAGGTCAAACAATTTATCAGATTAAATATGGGATGCTATCAAACTACTTGATTGAGCAACTCAAGCGTCCATCTGTTCACATGACCCTTGCGTAA
- a CDS encoding plasmid mobilization protein: MTTERKNKRLHIVTTAYERQQIEQMSDQLGMTVSQLVRLAAQQFITNHAAAK; the protein is encoded by the coding sequence ATGACGACTGAGCGAAAGAATAAGCGATTGCATATTGTGACGACTGCTTACGAACGTCAGCAGATTGAACAAATGAGCGATCAGCTAGGGATGACTGTTAGCCAATTAGTACGATTAGCCGCTCAACAGTTTATTACTAACCATGCAGCAGCTAAGTAA
- a CDS encoding VapE domain-containing protein, protein MTYSIHSAINKTIQYISSLGLSALPVVPQQPQIKNADGKLIFTGKNPSYFDAMGKPCTINHSEYADRQPTDNELRLWFSSPQTTGVGALGSDSIVFIDIDLKNFASDSECNRIVMNEWLAKRLPLQSCWREKTRGGGYRLAVRLSTPATFTNFKFTHFDRHCGEVIGKGRFAVLAPTPGYKQQTSYGIVSIDSLDSVGIISTKTVKEPLKPLSEAPTPLNTQTAIQPPNSGGGASVSIYSVCSQSVKDLLNSTLPPTDRSLAITKVIKELYGWQNYLSKEGKHLNESIDDIIKNYAECCGLEPYKLARIKSSIDLDRCQPSKSIYADGKFQPLHMTAEKNVISYLSAMERSPRYNTLTLSVEYEGQSTTAASLIELKERMYLDVGVVNLRKVSLANKEWADAVVDWAIANNSYSPIAEYLNSLQPTASDVLDELAERMGIVAAEKVWLTKWLLQCVERPLNSGCDAPYMLVFHGSQGCGKTFTLNTIAKQWFIILNPKNAVGKDGLMLFHRGWVICNDELSTLSKYDIESLKSEITTTVDAIRLPYRADVQQMRRSSVLCGTTNNAEFLKDGTGNRRFLVVHFRNTFTADDREWLNANVDRLWSHVVHLKQSGVDYHLTDVEASALIETQKSYRVLTETDELVIRAIKWWLSNTPTKTLPIAVTDLTTLTKQCGGKLTTQRVSKTLKGLGFETDRIGRGTDKRTIVLNPHIVNEFVDVPISSNFSAFGITLNKDSVGTESTNGDLAF, encoded by the coding sequence ATGACTTACTCAATCCACAGTGCCATCAATAAGACAATTCAATATATATCTAGTTTAGGGCTTTCAGCACTGCCCGTAGTACCTCAGCAACCCCAAATAAAGAACGCTGACGGTAAGCTAATTTTTACGGGTAAAAACCCATCTTATTTTGATGCGATGGGTAAGCCCTGCACTATTAATCATAGCGAGTATGCAGACCGACAGCCGACTGATAATGAGTTGCGGCTATGGTTCTCTAGCCCTCAGACAACCGGAGTAGGAGCATTAGGCAGCGACTCAATTGTTTTTATCGATATTGACCTTAAAAACTTCGCTTCTGACTCTGAGTGTAATCGCATTGTCATGAACGAATGGTTAGCCAAGCGCTTACCGCTTCAAAGCTGTTGGAGAGAGAAAACACGCGGTGGCGGCTATCGATTGGCTGTTCGACTAAGCACCCCGGCAACATTCACCAATTTTAAATTCACCCATTTTGACAGACATTGTGGAGAAGTAATCGGTAAAGGTAGATTTGCTGTATTAGCTCCTACTCCGGGTTATAAACAGCAGACAAGCTATGGCATTGTCAGCATAGACTCTCTAGATAGCGTGGGTATAATCTCTACTAAGACTGTTAAAGAGCCGCTTAAACCGTTATCAGAAGCGCCTACACCTCTAAATACACAGACAGCCATACAACCGCCTAATTCCGGGGGTGGAGCATCTGTTAGTATCTACAGTGTTTGCTCTCAATCTGTAAAAGATTTACTCAATTCTACTTTACCGCCAACAGATAGAAGCCTAGCCATTACTAAAGTCATCAAAGAGCTTTACGGATGGCAAAACTATCTATCTAAAGAAGGTAAGCACCTTAACGAATCTATCGACGACATCATTAAAAATTACGCGGAATGTTGTGGGCTAGAACCCTACAAACTTGCTCGGATTAAATCTAGCATCGACCTAGATAGGTGTCAACCGTCTAAATCGATTTACGCTGACGGTAAGTTTCAGCCGCTTCATATGACGGCAGAAAAGAATGTTATTTCTTATCTGTCAGCTATGGAGCGATCGCCCCGCTACAATACCCTAACCCTTTCTGTGGAATATGAAGGGCAGTCAACTACAGCCGCATCGCTGATTGAGCTTAAAGAGCGGATGTATTTAGATGTTGGAGTCGTTAACCTTCGTAAGGTGTCGTTAGCTAATAAAGAGTGGGCTGATGCTGTCGTTGATTGGGCGATCGCTAACAACTCCTACAGCCCGATTGCTGAATACTTGAACAGCCTACAACCCACCGCCTCCGATGTTTTAGATGAATTAGCGGAACGAATGGGGATAGTAGCGGCTGAAAAGGTTTGGCTGACTAAGTGGCTGCTGCAATGTGTAGAGCGTCCACTAAATAGCGGATGCGATGCCCCTTATATGTTGGTGTTTCACGGTTCTCAAGGCTGCGGCAAGACGTTCACACTCAACACCATAGCTAAACAGTGGTTTATTATTCTCAACCCTAAAAACGCCGTTGGCAAAGACGGGCTGATGCTATTCCATAGAGGTTGGGTTATCTGTAACGATGAATTATCGACCTTATCTAAATATGATATCGAGTCGCTAAAGTCTGAGATTACGACGACTGTTGATGCCATTCGGCTTCCTTATAGGGCTGATGTACAGCAGATGAGGCGCTCATCTGTTCTTTGTGGCACAACTAACAACGCTGAATTTCTCAAAGACGGTACGGGCAATCGTAGATTTTTAGTGGTTCACTTTCGCAATACCTTTACAGCCGATGACCGGGAATGGCTAAACGCTAATGTTGATAGGCTATGGAGTCACGTAGTACACCTAAAACAGTCCGGCGTTGATTATCACTTAACTGATGTAGAGGCATCCGCGCTGATTGAGACTCAAAAGAGCTATCGGGTGCTGACAGAAACAGACGAATTGGTTATCAGGGCGATCAAATGGTGGCTATCTAACACGCCTACAAAGACATTGCCGATCGCTGTTACAGACTTAACAACTCTAACCAAACAGTGCGGGGGTAAGCTAACCACCCAAAGAGTTAGTAAGACGCTCAAAGGTTTAGGGTTTGAAACTGATCGTATTGGTCGCGGCACAGATAAGCGAACAATCGTGCTGAATCCCCACATCGTAAATGAATTTGTGGACGTACCAATCAGTAGTAACTTTAGTGCTTTCGGCATCACGCTTAACAAAGATTCTGTTGGCACTGAGTCAACTAACGGCGATCTAGCTTTTTAA
- a CDS encoding site-specific integrase, with product MKTAKGNVAIKNNCDRLRLRWSFRGERYCLALGLPYNKINLKAAQKIVSEIELDMLGGYFDPSLDKYRTNSVPTKTAKLALGEAKDLYLLPLWNEWVMSLKLSERTRNGHYKAILRHIEKANPQLDDVTWFERLEYAPRIFNDYLRYLNSCMRWAVDKGLLSRNPYTVVKRRKVVKKPIQPFNAEETAAIVTAFRANKFCPKSSAYLHSHYADYVEFLFLTGCRPSEAIGLQRRHINLERNEIVICSVLGRGDRGQTNGAARVRKETKTGSIRYLTMTTRLRKLLDERIDGLSADDLVFTSPLGNPIDDRAFIRRQWRVVLEGLGISYRQPYAIRHTLASVAIEKGVPPTGVAYLLGHSDMTMVMKTYGHMINRPSLPDVLG from the coding sequence ATGAAAACGGCAAAAGGCAATGTAGCCATAAAGAATAACTGCGATCGCTTGCGGCTTAGATGGTCATTTAGAGGAGAACGGTACTGTTTGGCTTTGGGTTTGCCCTACAACAAAATCAATCTAAAAGCCGCTCAGAAAATCGTTTCTGAGATTGAATTAGATATGCTAGGGGGTTACTTTGACCCGTCGCTAGATAAGTATCGTACCAATTCCGTACCGACTAAGACAGCGAAACTCGCTCTAGGAGAGGCTAAAGACCTCTATTTACTGCCACTGTGGAATGAATGGGTTATGTCACTAAAGCTATCTGAACGTACCCGCAACGGACACTACAAAGCTATTTTGCGTCATATAGAAAAGGCTAACCCACAGCTAGACGATGTTACTTGGTTTGAGCGCTTAGAGTATGCCCCCCGTATCTTCAACGACTATTTACGCTATCTAAATAGCTGTATGCGATGGGCTGTAGATAAAGGATTACTTAGCCGCAACCCCTACACAGTAGTTAAGCGTAGAAAGGTAGTTAAAAAGCCGATACAGCCGTTTAACGCTGAGGAGACAGCCGCGATCGTTACGGCATTTCGGGCTAATAAATTCTGTCCTAAGTCTTCAGCTTATCTCCATAGCCACTATGCTGATTATGTCGAGTTTTTATTTCTCACCGGATGCCGACCATCGGAGGCGATAGGTTTACAGCGTCGCCATATCAACTTAGAGCGTAATGAGATTGTAATCTGTTCAGTGTTAGGGCGTGGCGATCGCGGTCAAACTAACGGCGCGGCTAGAGTGAGGAAAGAGACTAAAACCGGAAGTATTCGTTATCTTACAATGACCACACGGCTTAGGAAGTTGTTAGATGAACGGATAGACGGTCTATCTGCTGATGACTTAGTTTTCACTTCACCCCTTGGCAACCCTATAGACGACCGTGCATTTATTAGGAGACAATGGCGGGTAGTTTTAGAAGGCTTGGGTATCAGTTACAGACAGCCGTATGCTATTCGTCACACTTTAGCATCAGTTGCTATAGAGAAGGGAGTGCCACCAACGGGGGTCGCTTATTTACTAGGGCATAGCGATATGACAATGGTAATGAAGACTTACGGGCATATGATTAACCGCCCATCTTTGCCCGACGTTTTGGGCTAG
- a CDS encoding YciI family protein, whose protein sequence is MPKYIMWGTYCQDVLEKRAPYRQAHLDGLAGQKASGVLITIGPTKDTTKVFGIYEAQDEATVRKLIEADPYWQNSIWTDYEVKEWVQAF, encoded by the coding sequence ATGCCTAAATACATAATGTGGGGTACTTATTGCCAGGATGTGCTAGAAAAACGCGCTCCTTATCGCCAAGCGCATTTAGATGGATTGGCTGGGCAAAAAGCATCGGGGGTTTTAATTACCATTGGCCCAACAAAAGATACCACAAAAGTTTTTGGCATTTATGAAGCCCAAGACGAAGCGACGGTACGCAAGTTAATAGAAGCCGATCCCTACTGGCAAAATAGTATTTGGACTGATTACGAAGTTAAAGAGTGGGTGCAAGCTTTTTGA